In a single window of the Pontibacter russatus genome:
- a CDS encoding MFS transporter, with translation MDQNLNKKALFLGSCFALITTAFTFSIRAGILPQLGAEFGLTAEQLGFINAMWFLGFPISMVIGGLVYHTFGAKNIMLVAFVAHTIGIIMTIYAGGYTSLLISTLFIGFGNGCTEAACNPMIADMYSGVTMNKMLNRFHMWFPGGILLGALISKFMTDLGLPWEAQMWITMVPTVIYAFLFFGKTFPKPQVEGATSILQNLKAMFSPLYIFLIVCMALTAISEFGPNQWVSIILGSSGADAMIILALTSGLMAVARFFAGPVVATLGQTGVLLGGAVLTAIGIYLFSTVTGPMAYVAAIIFALGVAYFWPVMVGSVAQRVPLSSALGMSIIGAVGMFSTSIFQPIIGDWIDDARAESTAQGLTGNALELAAGQDTLEKMIAFPAILIVLFTILYFWQRNPKSTEKIPQPVTH, from the coding sequence ATGGACCAAAACCTTAACAAAAAAGCCTTGTTCCTGGGGAGCTGCTTCGCCCTCATCACCACCGCCTTTACTTTCTCTATCAGGGCGGGTATCCTTCCGCAGTTAGGGGCTGAGTTTGGCCTTACTGCCGAACAACTCGGATTCATCAACGCCATGTGGTTCCTGGGCTTCCCCATTTCGATGGTTATCGGAGGCTTGGTTTATCATACTTTTGGTGCCAAAAACATCATGTTAGTGGCTTTTGTAGCCCACACAATAGGGATTATAATGACCATTTATGCCGGAGGATATACAAGTCTGCTTATTTCCACCCTGTTTATCGGTTTCGGTAACGGGTGTACAGAGGCTGCCTGTAACCCTATGATTGCGGATATGTATTCTGGAGTAACGATGAACAAGATGCTGAACAGGTTCCATATGTGGTTTCCCGGCGGTATCCTTCTCGGTGCCCTCATCTCAAAGTTTATGACAGACCTGGGCTTGCCTTGGGAAGCGCAAATGTGGATTACTATGGTTCCAACTGTTATTTATGCTTTCCTGTTCTTCGGAAAAACCTTCCCGAAACCACAAGTGGAGGGGGCTACCTCTATTCTTCAGAACCTGAAGGCCATGTTTAGCCCGCTATACATATTCCTGATTGTTTGTATGGCCCTTACGGCTATCTCAGAATTCGGTCCTAACCAGTGGGTGAGCATTATCCTGGGTAGCAGCGGCGCAGACGCCATGATCATCCTCGCCCTTACCTCCGGCCTTATGGCAGTGGCCCGCTTTTTTGCAGGTCCGGTTGTTGCCACATTAGGCCAAACCGGTGTTTTACTCGGAGGTGCAGTCCTGACAGCGATAGGTATCTATTTGTTTAGCACTGTTACCGGCCCTATGGCGTACGTGGCAGCCATCATTTTTGCCCTGGGCGTGGCCTATTTCTGGCCTGTGATGGTAGGTTCTGTGGCGCAGCGGGTTCCGTTGAGCAGTGCCCTTGGGATGTCTATTATCGGTGCGGTGGGCATGTTCTCCACTTCTATTTTCCAGCCGATTATCGGGGACTGGATTGACGATGCCAGGGCTGAAAGCACTGCCCAGGGTCTTACCGGAAACGCGCTGGAACTGGCCGCCGGACAGGACACGCTGGAGAAGATGATTGCTTTCCCGGCCATCCTGATTGTGCTGTTCACTATCCTGTACTTCTGGCAGCGAAACCCCAAGAGCACCGAGAAAATACCGCAGCCGGTCACACACTAA
- a CDS encoding alpha/beta fold hydrolase — MPHIYTNGINLYYEERGAGEPLLLIMGITAPGSVWEKHAAYWEKDFRCIIADNRGVGFSDKPAGPYTTAQMADDYAGLLEALQIPQARVVGCSMGSTIAQQLAIRYPEKVKSLVLMCTWARCDNMARTVFQHMMHCKARLRPEEFSLYIQLLIYAKSSWDNQAMNAELEEGRLQAATDPQPQPLHALEAQAAACMDHNALNGLREIGAPALVIGGQEDAFTPPWMAEEVAGAIPGAALHLYEKSGHAFHWENLEDFNPRVRNWLLAN, encoded by the coding sequence ATGCCCCATATATATACGAACGGAATAAACCTGTACTACGAGGAGCGCGGCGCCGGAGAACCGCTCCTGCTGATAATGGGAATTACGGCCCCCGGATCAGTATGGGAGAAGCATGCGGCGTACTGGGAAAAGGACTTCAGGTGCATCATTGCCGATAACCGGGGAGTAGGCTTTTCAGACAAGCCTGCCGGACCCTATACCACCGCGCAGATGGCCGACGACTACGCCGGTCTGCTGGAGGCGCTCCAGATACCGCAGGCACGGGTGGTGGGCTGCTCCATGGGCAGCACCATTGCCCAGCAACTGGCGATTCGGTACCCTGAGAAAGTGAAATCGCTGGTGCTGATGTGTACCTGGGCCCGCTGCGATAATATGGCCAGAACCGTGTTCCAGCATATGATGCACTGCAAGGCCCGGCTCCGTCCCGAGGAGTTCAGTTTATATATACAGCTGCTCATCTACGCCAAATCCTCCTGGGACAATCAGGCGATGAACGCGGAACTGGAGGAAGGGCGCCTGCAGGCGGCCACCGATCCGCAGCCGCAGCCCCTGCATGCCCTGGAAGCGCAGGCAGCCGCCTGCATGGACCACAACGCGCTCAACGGACTGAGGGAAATCGGCGCCCCGGCATTGGTGATTGGCGGCCAGGAAGATGCGTTTACCCCGCCCTGGATGGCGGAAGAGGTGGCCGGGGCCATACCGGGTGCAGCGCTGCACCTCTACGAAAAGTCCGGGCATGCCTTCCACTGGGAAAACCTGGAGGATTTCAACCCCAGGGTCAGAAACTGGCTGCTGGCTAATTAG
- a CDS encoding sugar phosphate isomerase/epimerase family protein — translation MAQQLPFRFGSEVYTWFMNNDGQTYDNQLGHMIEVIAEAGFTGIQPIYSWMGDLQDADRLEAKLKEQGVELAALSLAMDWNGAEESEKEREEADQAIRLLQRFPGAILCTVQKPSGRHDLTVRRRNLVNIVNSISRRAMEKGVPCSFHPNSPHTSITRTEEDYSVILEALDSAATGWTPDVGHIINGGMDPLGKMKEYASLINHMHYKDWDGDPEFALMGNGKVDLLSITQWLKDINYSGWIVCEDEGKEALQDPDAVTLHDGRWIRETLVPQLK, via the coding sequence ATGGCACAGCAGCTTCCATTTCGTTTTGGGTCAGAGGTATATACCTGGTTCATGAACAACGACGGGCAAACCTACGATAACCAGTTGGGGCACATGATAGAGGTGATAGCCGAAGCCGGATTTACCGGCATCCAGCCTATATACTCCTGGATGGGGGATTTACAGGATGCGGACCGGCTGGAGGCAAAGCTGAAGGAGCAGGGGGTAGAACTCGCGGCCCTTTCCCTGGCGATGGACTGGAACGGAGCGGAAGAGTCGGAGAAGGAGCGGGAGGAGGCAGACCAGGCTATCCGTTTGCTGCAGCGCTTTCCGGGCGCCATCCTCTGCACGGTGCAGAAGCCAAGCGGGCGGCACGATTTAACGGTCCGCCGCCGCAACCTGGTAAACATCGTGAACAGCATATCGCGCAGGGCAATGGAAAAAGGGGTGCCCTGCAGCTTTCACCCCAATTCGCCCCACACGTCCATCACCCGCACCGAGGAAGACTACAGCGTGATACTGGAGGCCCTGGACAGCGCCGCCACCGGCTGGACGCCCGACGTGGGCCATATCATCAACGGCGGCATGGACCCGCTCGGAAAGATGAAGGAATACGCCTCCCTCATCAACCACATGCATTACAAGGACTGGGACGGAGACCCGGAGTTTGCCCTGATGGGGAATGGCAAAGTAGATCTGCTTTCGATAACCCAGTGGCTGAAAGACATTAACTACAGTGGCTGGATTGTGTGCGAAGACGAGGGGAAGGAAGCCCTGCAGGACCCCGACGCCGTAACGCTGCACGATGGCCGGTGGATCAGGGAAACGTTGGTGCCACAATTAAAATAA
- a CDS encoding sugar phosphate isomerase/epimerase family protein, protein MNKIGFNVLAWTAVVSDELMPIADRLKAIGYDGVECFIGSPDASAYKRFGGHVRDIGLEATSVFVVGKDESPISEVAAVRAKALERIKWAIDRAHDLQARVLCGPFHSAHAVFAHRAPEDREYGWGAEVLHAAGEYAAQADIVLALEALNRFECYLCNTMVQLTRLVREADHPNVRAMFDTHHANIEEKKLPAAIQTIAPVLAHVHISENDRGTPGDGHVNFDEVFAALAGIGYNGWLTIEAFSRNDPDFANSIGVWREFSNPWDIAENGLKLIRRMCQQHGLATPTTANQAL, encoded by the coding sequence ATGAACAAAATTGGGTTTAACGTACTGGCATGGACGGCTGTGGTGTCGGATGAGTTGATGCCAATTGCGGACAGGTTAAAAGCAATCGGCTATGATGGGGTGGAGTGTTTTATCGGTTCTCCGGATGCATCGGCCTACAAACGCTTCGGCGGCCATGTGCGCGATATCGGCCTGGAGGCAACCAGTGTTTTTGTGGTTGGCAAAGACGAAAGCCCCATCAGTGAGGTAGCGGCTGTGAGGGCGAAAGCGCTGGAGCGCATCAAGTGGGCGATAGACCGCGCCCACGACCTGCAGGCCAGGGTGCTGTGCGGCCCCTTCCACTCGGCCCACGCGGTGTTTGCCCATCGCGCCCCGGAGGACCGGGAGTATGGCTGGGGAGCCGAAGTGCTGCATGCGGCCGGGGAGTACGCCGCGCAGGCAGACATTGTGCTGGCACTGGAGGCACTGAACCGTTTCGAATGCTACCTGTGCAACACCATGGTCCAGCTGACAAGGCTGGTGAGGGAGGCAGACCACCCGAACGTGCGGGCCATGTTTGATACGCACCACGCCAACATCGAGGAAAAGAAACTCCCGGCCGCCATCCAGACCATTGCGCCTGTGCTGGCGCACGTCCACATCAGCGAGAACGACCGCGGCACCCCCGGCGACGGCCATGTAAACTTCGATGAAGTGTTCGCGGCGTTAGCCGGGATAGGCTATAATGGCTGGCTCACCATCGAGGCTTTCTCGCGGAACGATCCGGACTTTGCCAACTCCATAGGCGTGTGGCGCGAGTTCTCAAATCCGTGGGACATTGCCGAAAACGGCCTGAAACTCATCCGGCGAATGTGCCAGCAGCACGGCCTCGCCACGCCCACGACGGCAAACCAGGCACTTTAA
- a CDS encoding ThuA domain-containing protein, whose product MKNLKGISYLFVLSLFLINLLSSCAQPNVKAEAEAQSEAETETETETEKPLVVFVTGDHEYSSESTMPLLAAELEKNYGMRTIVLKSSPDHTSEENIPGLEALKEADLAVFFLRWRRLPEDQVKYIEDYLKTGKPVVGFRTSTHAFNYPKGHPLEKWNAFGELALNAPPGWGGEANHTHYGHESTTEVSVIPEAADNPVLTGVDKNFNAKSWLYTTLPDYPIDGSTLLLMGHSINPNKADAIDHPVAWTGTNSYGGKVFMTTLGHPGDFDEEPFQRLVINGIHWAVGKPVPKEWAGKIEMNVPYRGM is encoded by the coding sequence ATGAAAAATCTGAAAGGCATATCCTACCTGTTTGTATTATCCCTTTTCCTGATAAACCTGCTCAGTTCCTGTGCCCAGCCCAACGTGAAAGCGGAGGCTGAAGCTCAGAGTGAAGCTGAAACTGAAACTGAAACTGAAACTGAAAAGCCGCTGGTGGTCTTTGTGACCGGTGACCACGAATACAGCAGCGAGTCCACGATGCCGCTGCTGGCGGCTGAACTGGAAAAGAACTACGGGATGCGCACCATCGTGCTGAAGTCGTCGCCGGACCATACCTCGGAAGAGAACATTCCGGGGCTGGAGGCGCTGAAAGAGGCAGACCTGGCGGTGTTTTTCCTGAGGTGGCGGCGCCTGCCCGAAGACCAGGTGAAGTACATTGAGGATTACCTGAAGACAGGAAAGCCTGTGGTCGGTTTCCGGACCTCGACCCACGCCTTCAACTACCCCAAGGGCCACCCGCTGGAGAAATGGAACGCCTTTGGCGAGCTTGCCCTGAACGCGCCTCCCGGCTGGGGGGGCGAGGCAAACCATACCCACTACGGGCATGAGTCCACCACCGAGGTGTCCGTCATCCCGGAGGCCGCCGATAATCCTGTCCTGACCGGTGTCGACAAAAACTTCAATGCCAAATCCTGGCTCTATACCACCCTGCCCGATTACCCGATCGACGGCTCCACGCTCTTACTGATGGGGCACTCCATCAACCCCAACAAGGCAGATGCGATAGACCACCCGGTGGCCTGGACGGGCACAAACTCTTACGGCGGCAAGGTGTTCATGACCACACTGGGGCACCCGGGCGATTTTGACGAGGAGCCTTTCCAGCGCCTGGTAATCAATGGAATCCACTGGGCTGTAGGAAAGCCCGTTCCGAAGGAATGGGCAGGCAAAATAGAGATGAACGTTCCGTACAGAGGCATGTAA
- a CDS encoding PVC-type heme-binding CxxCH protein → MRYLIFFTLCVFSLAGCNVPGTSKEPDEAALKIEKGSHIVLIGNNLGSRMMNFGHFETEMHLRYPDSLLYIRNMSDGGDTPGFRPHASRVSPWAFPGAEKFQTELATPSGSQGHFPTPDEWLTQLEADIIIAFFGYNESFEGEAGLENYKAELDAFIKHTLSQNYNGESPPQLAIVSPIAFEDLSGQHDLPDGKKENVNLAMYTEAMREVAAKNSVHFIDAYTPTKEWFDVDVEPLTIDGSQLNEEGYKKFSVLLANKAFGGAEVKAGKHRELVHDAVQEKNWMWHNDYKIPNGVHVYGRRYNPFGPDNYPAEIAKIREMTAIRDEAIWRAAKGEKMDIAAADAKTSKLPPVKTNYDPEENGSTEYLYGQDALDKLHVPDGYKIELFASEREFDDLANPVQLSFDNKGRLWVATMPTYPHWKPGDPRPNDKIIILEDTNNDGKADKQTIFAENLHLPVGFELAPEGVYVSQGTNLVLFTDTNGDDKADKKEIILSGFDDHDTHHAHSAYAADPSGAIYMGEGTFLHTNVETSYGPVRGTNGGFYRYNPQRRQLQRIAQLAIPNPWGIAFDAWGQNFFAETSSPDVRWMMPGTVKPRYGEATHKSIQLIEEKHRVRPTSGLEFIYSRHFPDEVQGDMLINNTIGFLGTKQHTMVDDGTGFKSRHRQDLVWSEDRNFRPVDMEFAPDGSLYLVDWHNVLIGHMQHNARDPLRDHVHGRIYRITYPSRPLVKPAKVAGATVPQLLDNLKLPEFRTRYRTRRELRGREASEVLPQLKTWVASLDKNDPKYEHNMLEALWVSWGLNQVDEDLLRQLLQAKDYHTRAAAVRVLRYTGHQVEDQADLLMQAARDEHGRVRLEAIVAASWLDKEKGLPIVLEAGKMPLDEWMVHAHETALAHLNGKSVKEKEEAVVKTDLKGAEQELFVKGKAIYAREGFCGTCHQPDGKGLTSSGFPPLTGTQWVQGSDERLIKIVLKGLHGPIEVLGKDYPGQVPMTPFGGMLNDEEVAAVLTYVRNSFGNKAAAISPDKVKEVREATKGKTGFYSPEELLKQHPMEN, encoded by the coding sequence ATGCGCTACCTGATATTTTTTACTTTATGCGTCTTCTCCCTGGCGGGCTGCAACGTCCCGGGGACAAGCAAGGAGCCGGACGAGGCCGCATTGAAGATTGAGAAGGGCTCCCATATCGTGCTGATAGGGAACAACCTTGGCTCCAGGATGATGAACTTCGGCCACTTCGAGACCGAGATGCACCTCCGTTACCCCGACAGCCTGCTGTATATCCGCAACATGAGCGACGGCGGAGACACCCCCGGCTTCAGGCCGCATGCATCGCGTGTCTCGCCCTGGGCGTTTCCGGGCGCTGAGAAATTCCAGACCGAGCTTGCCACGCCCTCAGGCAGCCAGGGCCATTTCCCTACCCCCGACGAGTGGCTCACACAGCTCGAAGCCGACATCATCATCGCCTTCTTTGGCTACAACGAGTCTTTTGAGGGAGAGGCAGGCCTTGAGAACTACAAGGCCGAGCTGGATGCTTTCATCAAGCACACGCTGAGCCAGAACTACAACGGCGAGTCGCCTCCCCAGCTCGCGATTGTGTCGCCCATCGCTTTCGAAGACCTTTCGGGGCAGCACGACCTGCCGGACGGCAAGAAGGAAAACGTGAACCTGGCCATGTACACCGAGGCCATGCGGGAGGTTGCCGCCAAAAACAGCGTGCATTTCATAGACGCGTACACGCCCACGAAAGAGTGGTTTGATGTGGACGTCGAGCCGCTGACAATCGATGGCTCGCAGCTGAATGAGGAAGGCTACAAAAAGTTCTCTGTCCTGCTGGCCAATAAGGCTTTCGGCGGGGCCGAGGTAAAAGCCGGAAAGCACCGGGAGCTGGTGCACGACGCCGTGCAGGAGAAGAACTGGATGTGGCACAACGACTACAAGATCCCCAATGGCGTGCATGTGTACGGCAGGCGCTACAACCCTTTCGGCCCGGACAACTACCCCGCCGAAATCGCGAAGATACGGGAGATGACCGCCATACGGGATGAGGCTATATGGCGCGCGGCGAAAGGGGAGAAGATGGACATTGCCGCGGCCGATGCGAAAACCAGCAAGCTGCCGCCGGTAAAGACCAACTATGATCCGGAAGAAAACGGCAGCACCGAGTACCTCTACGGGCAGGATGCGCTGGACAAACTGCACGTACCCGACGGTTACAAGATAGAGCTCTTCGCCTCTGAGCGGGAGTTTGACGACCTGGCGAACCCCGTTCAGCTGTCCTTCGATAACAAAGGGCGCCTCTGGGTGGCCACCATGCCAACGTACCCCCACTGGAAACCGGGTGATCCGAGGCCAAACGACAAGATCATCATCCTCGAAGACACCAACAACGATGGCAAGGCCGACAAGCAGACGATATTTGCCGAAAATTTGCACCTCCCGGTCGGTTTTGAGCTGGCACCGGAGGGCGTTTATGTATCGCAGGGTACCAACCTGGTGCTCTTTACCGACACAAACGGCGACGATAAGGCGGATAAAAAAGAGATCATCCTGAGCGGGTTTGACGACCATGACACGCACCACGCGCACAGTGCCTACGCCGCCGACCCGTCCGGTGCCATCTATATGGGCGAGGGCACTTTTCTGCACACCAACGTCGAGACGTCCTACGGCCCGGTTCGCGGCACCAACGGGGGCTTTTACCGCTACAACCCGCAGCGCCGCCAGCTGCAGCGCATCGCCCAACTGGCCATCCCGAACCCGTGGGGCATTGCCTTCGATGCGTGGGGCCAGAACTTCTTCGCGGAGACCTCCAGCCCGGACGTTCGCTGGATGATGCCGGGAACGGTGAAGCCGAGGTATGGCGAAGCCACCCACAAATCTATCCAGCTGATTGAAGAGAAGCACAGGGTGCGCCCCACCTCTGGCCTGGAGTTCATATATAGCCGCCATTTTCCGGATGAGGTGCAGGGCGACATGCTCATCAACAACACCATCGGCTTTCTGGGCACCAAGCAGCACACGATGGTCGACGACGGCACGGGCTTCAAAAGCAGGCATCGCCAGGACCTGGTGTGGTCCGAGGACCGGAACTTCCGGCCGGTGGACATGGAGTTCGCTCCGGACGGCTCGCTTTACCTGGTGGACTGGCACAACGTGCTGATCGGCCATATGCAGCACAACGCCCGCGACCCGCTCCGCGATCACGTACACGGCCGCATCTACCGCATCACCTACCCCTCTCGCCCGCTGGTGAAGCCCGCTAAGGTGGCCGGGGCCACTGTTCCCCAGCTTCTCGACAACCTGAAGCTGCCTGAGTTCAGGACCCGCTACCGCACCCGCCGCGAACTGCGTGGCCGCGAGGCGTCCGAGGTGCTCCCCCAGCTCAAAACCTGGGTTGCCAGCCTGGACAAGAACGACCCCAAGTACGAGCACAACATGCTGGAGGCTTTGTGGGTAAGCTGGGGCCTGAATCAGGTGGACGAGGACCTGCTCCGGCAGTTGCTGCAGGCGAAGGATTACCATACCCGCGCCGCCGCCGTGCGCGTGCTGCGCTACACCGGCCACCAGGTGGAGGACCAGGCAGATTTGCTGATGCAGGCCGCCAGGGATGAACATGGCCGCGTGCGCCTGGAGGCGATAGTGGCAGCCTCATGGCTGGACAAGGAAAAAGGCCTGCCTATCGTGCTGGAAGCTGGCAAGATGCCGCTCGACGAATGGATGGTCCACGCCCACGAGACAGCGCTGGCGCACCTCAACGGAAAATCCGTGAAAGAGAAGGAGGAGGCAGTTGTCAAGACTGATTTGAAGGGAGCCGAGCAGGAGCTGTTCGTGAAGGGCAAGGCCATATATGCCCGGGAAGGTTTCTGCGGCACCTGCCACCAGCCCGACGGCAAAGGGCTCACCAGTTCCGGTTTCCCGCCGCTCACCGGCACCCAGTGGGTGCAGGGCAGCGACGAGCGCCTGATAAAAATAGTGCTGAAAGGGCTTCACGGCCCTATCGAAGTGCTCGGCAAAGACTATCCGGGGCAGGTGCCCATGACGCCTTTCGGGGGGATGCTGAACGACGAGGAGGTGGCCGCCGTGCTGACTTACGTCCGGAACTCCTTCGGAAACAAGGCCGCTGCCATCTCTCCGGACAAAGTAAAAGAAGTGCGCGAGGCCACAAAAGGCAAGACGGGCTTCTACTCGCCTGAGGAGTTGCTGAAGCAGCATCCGATGGAGAATTAA